A genomic window from Longimicrobium sp. includes:
- a CDS encoding class I SAM-dependent methyltransferase produces the protein MNHSTPSLREHNRQQIDYFEGTLKRTMVPTETPYVRRHVDELVRFAEIGPDDRVLEVGCGMGRYTLPLARRGVNVEGLDLAPALLERLRAYADGLEIPLHCADIIDHPPELRGRFDAVVGFFTLHHLHDLELCYAAMAKLVRPGGRIVFLEPNAYNPLYYIQILATPRMTWEGDGGIVHMRRNRVFRAMRAAGLVGAELRRFGFFPPFLTNRPAGASAERVLERVPLWRAALPFQLFRGDRPAVSPG, from the coding sequence ATGAACCATTCGACCCCGTCGCTGCGGGAGCACAACCGGCAGCAGATCGACTACTTCGAGGGTACCCTCAAGCGCACCATGGTCCCGACGGAGACGCCGTACGTGCGGCGCCACGTGGACGAGCTCGTCCGGTTCGCGGAGATCGGCCCCGACGACCGGGTGCTGGAGGTGGGGTGCGGGATGGGACGCTACACGCTGCCCCTCGCCCGGCGAGGGGTGAACGTGGAGGGGCTGGACCTCGCCCCCGCTCTGCTGGAGCGGCTGCGCGCCTACGCGGACGGCCTGGAGATCCCCCTCCACTGCGCGGACATCATCGATCATCCGCCGGAGCTGAGGGGGCGATTCGACGCGGTCGTCGGCTTCTTCACGCTGCACCACCTGCACGACCTGGAGCTCTGCTACGCGGCGATGGCGAAGCTGGTGCGGCCGGGCGGACGCATCGTCTTCCTGGAGCCCAACGCCTACAATCCGCTGTACTACATCCAGATCCTCGCCACCCCCCGGATGACTTGGGAGGGGGACGGAGGGATCGTCCACATGCGGCGCAACCGGGTGTTTCGCGCAATGCGCGCCGCCGGCCTGGTGGGGGCGGAGCTGCGCCGCTTCGGCTTCTTCCCCCCGTTCCTCACGAACCGCCCCGCGGGCGCGTCAGCGGAGCGTGTGCTGGAGCGCGTGCCCCTGTGGCGCGCGGCCCTCCCGTTCCAGCTCTTTCGCGGCGACCGCCCCGCCGTGTCCCCGGGGTGA
- a CDS encoding glycosyltransferase, with protein MGQPSSGQARAVWDLAAAQGELGCRVAIHTTSGWADDPVADAAVPVRPRVRVFPVAGPASIGFSPAAERWARSPEAAGFPVLHQHGIWQAFSRVTLGWRERLRRPTVVAPHGSLDPAVLSHSQWKKALARLAYEGRNLAGASCLHATAAGELLQLRELGFRNPVAVLPNGVSEAWLSSVGDAARFRAAHGLSANARILLYISRIHPLKRLMTLVEAFGSNRRLLDGWELVVAGPSYHPAYLHAVQTRIAEQGLSARIHVVGELRGAARRDAFAAAELMVLPSRSENFSLVVAEALGVGVPVIATRGAVAWEALETERCGWWVNPDLASLEGALLSATRRTPAELRAMGGRGRALVLRDYRWAPIARRTLELYSWLAGDAARPEFVAVG; from the coding sequence ATGGGCCAGCCATCCAGCGGGCAGGCGCGGGCCGTGTGGGACCTCGCGGCCGCGCAGGGGGAGCTCGGCTGCCGCGTGGCCATCCACACCACCAGCGGCTGGGCGGACGACCCGGTCGCCGACGCCGCCGTGCCGGTGCGCCCCCGCGTCAGGGTCTTCCCCGTCGCCGGACCCGCCTCCATCGGCTTCAGCCCCGCGGCGGAAAGGTGGGCGCGCTCCCCGGAGGCGGCCGGGTTCCCCGTGCTGCACCAGCACGGGATCTGGCAGGCCTTCTCGCGGGTGACCCTCGGCTGGCGCGAGCGGCTGCGCCGGCCCACCGTCGTGGCTCCGCACGGCAGCCTGGATCCGGCGGTGCTCTCGCACTCGCAGTGGAAGAAGGCGCTCGCGAGGCTGGCGTACGAGGGGCGGAACCTCGCAGGCGCCTCGTGCCTCCACGCCACCGCCGCCGGCGAGCTCCTCCAGCTGCGGGAGCTGGGGTTCAGGAACCCCGTCGCCGTCCTTCCCAACGGCGTATCGGAGGCGTGGCTCTCCAGCGTGGGCGATGCCGCGCGCTTCCGCGCCGCGCACGGGCTGTCCGCGAACGCACGAATCCTCCTGTACATCTCGCGCATCCATCCGCTCAAGCGGCTGATGACGCTGGTGGAGGCATTCGGGAGCAATCGCCGCCTGCTGGACGGGTGGGAGCTCGTCGTCGCGGGCCCCAGCTACCATCCGGCGTACCTGCACGCGGTGCAGACGCGCATCGCCGAGCAGGGGCTTTCAGCGCGAATTCACGTCGTGGGGGAGCTGCGCGGTGCCGCCCGCCGGGATGCCTTCGCGGCCGCCGAGCTGATGGTACTGCCGTCGCGGAGCGAGAACTTCAGCCTGGTGGTGGCCGAGGCGCTGGGCGTGGGGGTGCCGGTGATCGCCACGCGCGGCGCGGTCGCGTGGGAGGCGCTGGAGACCGAGCGGTGCGGGTGGTGGGTCAATCCCGATCTCGCTAGCTTGGAAGGTGCCCTGCTCTCCGCCACGCGCCGGACCCCGGCGGAGTTGCGCGCAATGGGCGGGCGCGGGCGTGCCCTGGTACTGCGCGACTACCGCTGGGCTCCCATCGCCCGCCGGACGCTGGAGCTGTACTCGTGGCTGGCGGGCGACGCGGCCCGCCCGGAGTTCGTGGCGGTGGGCTAG
- a CDS encoding glycosyltransferase family 2 protein, with amino-acid sequence MSIAIAITTYQRPRLLARLLESIRVQEAEPALASSLHVVVVDNDAAAPARPLVDTARPGFPFPLHYSVEPVRSISLARNHGVRMALELGARFVAFIDDDEEASPGWIAELARVQRECRADVVWGRVVPRLPEGTPRWVARGGFFDRGSYPTGKRMTVAETANALVAAHLLSAPEGPFDPRFGISGGGDSHFFRRVVDAGGTIVWAHDAVVFETVPVERANARWILRRAFRNGNGSVYVERAVSPARRWLPPRLARATGRIALGMVMLPAAPLRGRALAVAALRNIAIGLGAYSGILGYRYVAYRQVDGS; translated from the coding sequence TTGAGCATCGCCATCGCCATCACGACGTACCAGCGGCCCCGCCTGCTGGCGCGCCTCCTGGAGAGCATACGGGTCCAGGAGGCGGAGCCCGCGCTCGCTTCGTCGCTGCACGTGGTGGTGGTGGACAACGATGCCGCCGCTCCGGCCCGCCCCCTCGTGGATACGGCACGCCCGGGATTCCCCTTTCCACTGCACTACTCGGTGGAACCCGTCCGGAGCATCTCCCTCGCCCGGAACCACGGGGTGCGGATGGCGCTGGAGCTCGGCGCGCGCTTCGTCGCCTTCATCGACGACGACGAGGAGGCGAGCCCGGGGTGGATCGCCGAGCTCGCGCGGGTCCAGCGCGAATGCCGCGCGGACGTCGTGTGGGGGCGCGTGGTGCCGCGCCTGCCGGAGGGCACCCCCCGGTGGGTGGCGCGGGGGGGGTTCTTCGACCGCGGCTCGTACCCAACGGGAAAGCGGATGACGGTGGCCGAGACCGCCAACGCCCTCGTCGCGGCCCATCTGCTGAGCGCGCCGGAGGGTCCGTTCGACCCCCGGTTCGGGATCTCCGGAGGCGGCGACAGCCACTTCTTCCGCCGCGTGGTAGACGCGGGCGGCACCATCGTGTGGGCGCACGACGCGGTGGTGTTCGAAACCGTGCCCGTGGAGCGGGCGAACGCCCGGTGGATCCTGCGGCGCGCCTTCCGCAACGGAAACGGCTCGGTTTACGTGGAGCGGGCGGTCAGCCCCGCTCGCCGGTGGCTCCCTCCCCGCCTGGCCAGGGCGACGGGCCGCATCGCGCTGGGGATGGTGATGCTCCCCGCGGCTCCCCTGCGCGGCCGGGCACTGGCGGTGGCCGCGCTGCGGAACATCGCGATCGGCCTGGGCGCGTACTCCGGCATCCTCGGCTACCGCTACGTCGCCTACCGGCAGGTCGATGGAAGCTGA